One part of the Geitlerinema sp. PCC 9228 genome encodes these proteins:
- a CDS encoding N-acetylmuramoyl-L-alanine amidase, giving the protein MGRIFLSAGHGGFEDGKRDPGVVAGDTTEAQEMIRLRDMVVSELRSRDLEVLSVPDDLSLVQTVDWINLRTRAGDIALELHANSSSNPDAKGATAFYIANNDQRRKHAELMLMALQRRVPQLTSRGAKPDTESGTGKLAFCRWIITPSVYLEVAFLTNPQQRSLLQNRRRDFALGIADGLAAWLRGTSLPTPTPTPTPSPTPTPTPQEEYPSIGINLNGQNYGEQGIIVNGNAYVPVELVDSFGIDAAQAQELRRMNYKSIVYVRAVDLREYNVSVGWDNDTRTVILRSILNLCPGQMDRIMRQGNTTEVQLMMFLKSNNQNVLDDYPDIAKLYREEATVEGVNYDIAFCQMCLETDFLRFGGDIEPTQNNFADLGDISSAQGSASFSSARLGVRAQIQHLKAYASTEPLVQEVVDPRFRFVSRGIAPLVPQLSGRWTADKEYGRKIMSLVRRLYESAGLM; this is encoded by the coding sequence CATGGCGGTTTTGAAGATGGCAAACGCGACCCGGGGGTGGTTGCCGGGGATACCACCGAAGCACAGGAAATGATTCGCTTGCGGGATATGGTGGTCTCGGAGTTGCGATCGCGGGATTTGGAAGTTTTGTCGGTTCCTGACGATCTGAGTTTAGTGCAAACTGTGGACTGGATCAACCTGCGTACCCGTGCTGGGGATATTGCCCTGGAGTTGCATGCCAATTCTTCTTCCAATCCCGATGCTAAGGGGGCAACGGCGTTTTACATTGCCAACAACGACCAACGTCGCAAACACGCCGAACTGATGCTGATGGCTTTGCAGCGGCGGGTTCCCCAACTAACCTCTAGAGGGGCAAAACCGGATACGGAAAGCGGTACGGGAAAATTGGCGTTTTGCCGCTGGATTATCACGCCGTCGGTGTATTTGGAAGTGGCGTTTTTGACCAATCCCCAACAGCGATCGCTATTGCAAAACCGCCGTCGGGATTTTGCGTTGGGGATTGCTGATGGATTGGCCGCTTGGTTGCGGGGAACTTCTTTACCTACCCCCACTCCGACGCCGACGCCATCGCCGACCCCTACTCCCACGCCTCAGGAAGAATATCCCAGCATTGGTATCAATCTTAACGGTCAGAATTACGGCGAACAGGGGATTATTGTCAATGGCAATGCTTACGTACCGGTGGAGTTGGTGGATAGTTTTGGTATCGATGCTGCCCAAGCGCAGGAGTTGCGCCGCATGAACTACAAGAGTATCGTCTACGTCCGCGCGGTGGATTTGCGGGAGTACAATGTCTCGGTGGGTTGGGATAACGATACCCGCACGGTGATTTTGCGATCGATTTTAAATCTTTGTCCCGGCCAAATGGACCGAATTATGCGTCAGGGCAATACGACGGAAGTGCAGTTAATGATGTTTCTCAAGTCAAACAATCAAAATGTCTTAGATGACTATCCGGATATTGCCAAGTTATACCGCGAGGAAGCCACTGTGGAAGGGGTCAATTACGATATTGCTTTTTGTCAAATGTGTTTGGAGACGGATTTCTTACGTTTTGGGGGCGATATTGAGCCGACACAAAATAATTTTGCCGATTTGGGTGATATTAGTTCGGCGCAGGGCAGTGCTTCGTTTTCCAGTGCCCGTTTGGGGGTGAGGGCACAAATCCAGCATTTGAAGGCTTATGCCAGTACGGAACCGTTGGTACAAGAGGTGGTAGACCCCAGGTTTCGGTTTGTGAGTCGGGGAATTGCCCCGCTGGTTCCCCAGTTGAGCGGTCGT